From Camelina sativa cultivar DH55 chromosome 5, Cs, whole genome shotgun sequence:
AAATGGAACTTAGTGCGTGCCTCCTAAAAATTATACATCTTCTGTTTCTTATTATAAGATGATCTAGATGTTTTCATCAAAGAGAAGAAGTCATTAATAAGttataaatattaaactttGAAGGAAAAAACATAGCCTTTGtcatattattttacaaaacatatattttgatgaagTGAGTGTCGACTTAGTTCAAAAACACTAATTGGAAACGAGGGTGTCGAGATTCGAGGTCTGTCTTAGGTACTCTAGTTGTTAGTAATATTTTGATAAGATAGGTCTTAATGtcttatataattaattagaaaagttgttattgtatattgtatatcattatttttctagTACGTTTAAATGTGCATAAACAAAATATGCATATGACTGCAGAAAATGAAATGACTTCGACGGTGGTGCCAGAACGGTCTTTGATGATGAGCACCAACGACTACGGTGAGCCTTCAGCCAACGTTAGACACGATCCACCGCGTGGCGGCAGAGGCCGCAGACGTTGAGAATCTTATATTTTCTCATAACTTCCCAAATCCTCTTGCAAGCTTgcaaataatctatatatatatatatatatataattatatatggagaccaataaaaaaaatttctttttcttttatattttaaacgAGTTATATATCAAAGAGACcgtatatgtaatatataacaCCTCGTTTTCATTTGTGTTCTTCTACATCGACGTCAACTTG
This genomic window contains:
- the LOC104786674 gene encoding protein PSY3-like; amino-acid sequence: MSYSTSRIGLCLFLFFSFALLASARMSLSFSSENEMTSTVVPERSLMMSTNDYGEPSANVRHDPPRGGRGRRR